The Humulus lupulus chromosome 7, drHumLupu1.1, whole genome shotgun sequence region tcataatatcatgcatggtcttatatcatataataatttaccatatcactattatgccatgcatacaaatttatgatgaagtgtcactgtatgttaataccacttactcacaaaatattcatataatgcatactttcacataacacataattcttgtgttgcagttgagtactttacttaccttttgtccacaatatatttcaccgtgtaacaagtgatgtcttaggtattgatgtgcttatcctgacaatagcatggatttctcatcataatgatggcagtaatacattgaactctcatttaaaaaatacccataagacttcatatcaaatttcatacccaaaacatgcctaaaatgccttaaaccacctagatcgagcattagatttatcttagacatttggggaaattttgacagagtttccccttaattttagctatcctcaaatatcaaaatacaccaataatcaacatcaattaacctgccataaccatatatcccaaataccaacatgattcatcataaagttatcatataccgattttgataaaattcttatctcctagatcatcacccaaattaaatgagtctccacatatattcaaacatttataaacatatatactctcttataaactcaatcaaataaccaaaaatcatcttgtactccaagaaccccaaaaacctcataaaacacaaaatttcacttaccgagcaacttttcggcgaaaacaatctcttcaagcttttctaaacctcaaaccacttggaaaccccaagaaatatcttaaaaatgataaaacaccatatataagttctcagaaaaattaaaaacatagtttaacttccaagtacaagaacttaccataaaaaggctagaactaagcttaatctacttctttggctttgctttcacttggatctccttagaatttcttcaaaccagccaagaaatggtttttggttttcttttctctctgtttttcagaataatggtcgtgcaaagtgataaggtttgatgaaaattccttattttcaatgatttagccttattgtcaaaagttgacacctttcatctcatcatttcaccttttgacttatgaaaaccttatcacttcaataatttcgacttaatcatctgctaggcctattatccttatgtgtaaaacactcacaccaaaccttaggtccatatgacttcatacccaatagttatgcttacccgatcgagcgtagcgcacttatgctaagctcgttttgactttgcatccataccactgattatgtatacctcccatcaagaattgatctaatggttctaaaaccatttttacatcatcaatgagaccttaatcctacctcgattacatttggtaaatccataaatactcaattttacaccgaaatactagtaatcgacattgtactattttccactacttaacctattttgccttctatatctcactttcaacacttaattccatgccttgtccatatttttcatactttcttatatcttgagcacatcaaacacccataaaagacaactcaaatgccacaaggttaataatattgagcatacatatagacatcacatacacaacttttatacttatacatgaaaacacttataagaatatgcatatgctcaaattatacatattgtatgatatgtaatgcaatgcaatcatgtgattattggctatatatatcaaaataatgtgggtgctacaatcctctacaccttataaaaatttcgtcctcgaaatttctcTTACCCAAATAGCTCTGGGTATTTAGATCTCATTTCATCTTCCCGTTCCCATGTCATTTCCTCaatgtttgaacttctccacaagaCCTTAACCAGTGAAATCTTCTTATTTCTCAACTCTTTCTCTTTTCTGTCAAGAATTTTCACTGGTTTTTCTTCATATGTTAGGTCTTGTTCAACTTCTATTGGCTCGTAGTTTAGCACATGTGAAGGATCTGGCACGTATTTTCTCAATAATGAGACATGAAAAACATCGTGGACATTTGACAGTGATGGCGGTAATGCCATTCTATAGGCTACCTTTCCCACCTTTTCCAATacttcaaaaggtccaataaatcttgGGCTTaatttccctttctttccaaacctcattGCTCCTTTCATAGGGGCAATTTTCAGAAATACCTTGTCCCCAATGTTGAACTCCACATCTCTTCGCTTTCGATCagcgtaactcttttgcctactctgagcAGTTAACATTCTTTTTCTTATCTTCTCCACTGCTTCAGTTGTCCTTCTGACCAGATCTGGACcaagatactttctttctcccatttcatcccaatgaattggtgatctgcattttctgccatataacatttcatacggtGCTACACCAATCGTTGCATGAAAgctattgttataagaaaactctatcagacacaaatacttctcccatgatccttgaaaatctaggacacaagctcgaagcatatcttcaagagtttgaatggtcctttcagattgtccatcagaTTGGGGGTGATATGCCGTAGTAAACTTCAATTTTGTGCCCAATGCTCtctgcaaactttcccaaaacaatGAAGTAAATCGAGCATCCCGGTCTGAAATTATAGATACTGGCACTCCATGAAGTCTAACAACCTCTTGAACATATAATTCAGcccactgatccatagtataagtcatgcGTACCGGAAGAAAGTGTGCTGATTTGGTATATCGGTCTACTATAACCCAGATAGCATCATGTTGTTTAGAAGTCTTTGGCAATccaactacaaaatccatagtaatctcttcccatttccactctggtatCCGTATTGGTTGTAGTAAACCAGCAggtttctgatgttcagctttcacttgttgacaggttaaacacttggctacaaaCTCGACCACATCCTTTCTCATGTTGGGCCACCAGTAGTGTCTTTTCAAGTCATTAAACATCTTGGTCGTCCCCGGATGTACTGAATACAAGGTATTGTGAGCTTCGGTAAGGATTTCTCTCTTCAACTCCTCATTATTAGGGACACAAACTCTTTCCTTGAACTTTAGCATCCCATTACATGACACACTAAACTCATTGACCTTCCCACTTTCCAATTCACCTTTTTGTTCCACCAAGTAAGGATCCTCACATTGACCTTGTttgattctctctaacaaggtAGACTGAATAGTCATCACTGATAATCTTCCTGTGATCACCTCAATCTCCGCTCTGCACATGTCCTCCTGAAGTGGTCTTGTCAGTTTCCTCAAAAATGACACATTACCATGAGACTTTCTACTCAGTGCGtctgcaactacatttgcttttccaggatgataaagtatttgacagtcataatccttcactagctccaaccatctcctttgtctcatatttaattccttctgagtgaagaaatacttgagacttttatgatcggtatatatttcgcacttctcaccatacagataatgtctccaaatctttagtgcaaaaacaactgctgccaactccagatcatgtgttggatacttctgttcatagtccttcaattgtctagaagcataagctatgactttgccattctgcatcaacacacaccctaaaccttgcTTTGAAGCGTCACTATAAATCACAAGTCCTCCTGATCCAGATGGAATAGTAAGTACTGGAGCAGAAACCAATCTTTGCTTCAAATCTTGAAAACTTTTCTCACaagcttcagtccattcaaacttatgattcttcctcGTGAGTTGTGTCAATGGCATTGCtatcttggaaaatccttcaacaaatcttcggtaatagcctgctaatcccagaaaactccttacttctgaaacatttgttggtctattccacttactaacagcttcaatctttgatggatccaccgcaataccatcttttgagactatatggcccaaaaatgccaccttctctagccaaaattcacatttcttaaatttggcatagagttgtttttcttttaatttctccaacgtcaacctcaaatgttcctcatgttcttcttgggatcgagaatacaccaagatatcatcaataaacactatTACAAACTTATCAAGGtagtccttaaacaccctgttcatcaagtccatgaatgcagctggagcattagttaatccaaatggcatcacaaggaactcataatggccataccgagttcgaaatgcggtctttggtacatcctcttctctaatctttaattgatgatacccagatctcaaatcaatctttgaaaacactcctcttccttgtaattgatcaaaaagatcatcaattctaggaagtggatacttattcttgattgtcaacttgttcaattctctataatcaatacacattcgcatcgtcccatcctttttcttcacaaatagcaccggagctccccatggtgaaaaactaggcctgataaactttttatccaggagttcttgcaattgtatctttaattcctttagttctgctggtgccattctataaggtgccttgGACACAGGGGCTGTACCAGGAAGTagctcaatcacaaattcaatttctctgtctggaggcaatcccggtaaatcttctggaaatacttctAAGAAATCTCTAACTACCGGTACATCTTCCGGTTTTAACTTTTGCTCCTTAtacgtgtcaaccacactggcgagATAACCCACACATCCACTTTCCAACAGTCGCCTGGCCTTCATAGCAGAAATTAATGGAATGCAACCTTTCGATGTCGCTCCAGTAAACATAAACTCATCTTCCTCCGAAGGCTTAAATATCACTgttttccttctacaatcaatagtggcattatactttgaaagccaatccatacccaaaatcacctCATAATCGGCCATCTCTAACATTATTAGATCAGcatataattccctaccatcaatgcAAATAGGAACCCCCCTCAACCAATGAGTAGAATACAGAATCTCTCCAgatggtaacattgtactaaaaactTCTGACAATTTTTCACACGATCCACCCAACCTTTTTACATATGTCAATGATGCAAATGAATGCGTGGCACCTGAATCTATTAATGCATGAGTGAGAATACCAGATGCAAAAATATCACCTGACACAACAGAGTTGTTGGTATCAGCATCAGCCTGAGTAATCGTGAACACCCTAGCATTTGTCCTCTGAGGTTCATCCTTCATTTGTTGGTTCTTCATCAATGGACAATCTTTGATAAAATGATCCCCCTTGCCACATTTGAAGCAGCTCTTAGTTAGAAGCCTGCACTCCCCGAAATGATTCTTTCCACAAGTTTGACATCGTGGCATTTGTTGGAATCCAGGTTGCCTGTTTTGCTGACCTCCTTTAAATTTCTTATTCTGTCCTTGTCTAAATTGGAAATTCTGGGCCCCTCTTTTGTTGTCATTGTGAAAGCGGCTTTGTTCTTTGTTGAATGGAGTGTCTCTACGAGGCGTGCTAGTAGCAGCTTTagcttttgttattttttcttctctatgttcagctctcaaagctttctccacAGCCTGAGCATAAGAAAGAGGCCCTGTACGTCCCATATCTACATCTCTAGCCAATTCTGGTTGTAGACCCTCCAGGAAGCGATTCACTCTACTAGTTTCAGTGTTAACcaagtctggtgcaaacttggctaaccggTCAAATGTCCTGGCGTACTCAGCCACTGATAGATTCCCCTGTTGCAATCTAGTGAACTCACTTACTTTGGCAGTCAACACAGCTTCATTATAAAACTTCTCATTGAAGACCAGTTCAAATTCTGCCCAAGTCATCTGATTCACTTCTCTAGTCTGCttaaccacttcccaccagatcttAGCATCCTTTTTAAGTGTATGTGCAGCACAAGAAACTTTTTCCCTGTCACTTAGTTGCATGAACTCAAAGATGTCTTCTAAAGAACTCTTCCAGTCTTGTGCGTCAAGTGGGTCAGTGCTACCTTCAAATACTGGTGGGCGTTGTTTTCGGAACCGTTCATATAATGGTTCCATGGGGTGCACTGCAGGTGGAGCTTGTGGAGGTGGAGCTTGTGGAGGTGTTGGAGTTTCAGTAGGTGGTGTTGGTGCTTGCCTTTGTCGTTGTTCTGCTAACAACTTCTCAATTTGTTCAGCCTGTCTATTCACTACCGCTCGAAGTTGAGCCATTTCTTGTTCATATTTATTGCTGCAAGAGCCTTCAGTAGCCCCAATTCCATGTTCATGATCCATCTGTGTTATTATATATCTTTTAAGACAAAATGTCCATAACTTATGTCATTTAGCCAATAAAGCACATGATGCATGCAACCAGCACATAATAAATGCACACATAAAACTTACAGATGAACTGAGCATTATCCTTTCCTCAATGTGTACATATGAACGGTCTACAAGAACATTTTAACCATggcgctctgataccaacttgtaacaccctcacttattttagttaaaaaccatatttgaggtgttacgttttaaaactatatcataatttatttctgcggaagtctggacattttttttttttttttttttttaaacttgaaaacttatttcaccttatttacattaaacataaagtgtgtctcaaacatattatacataagtattaaataacccaatttattttcaaaacataacttcacactttattacaaacatctcactgataactgaaataacccacaaaaaggtcgatgtgttcatatgtacaaatcagggtcaggaccatgcttcagttctcctcatatcattcacatatttctttctctacctgcaacacaagacaactgtgagcctaaagctcagtaagcaaagtaatgcatgcaatgctaatgattacccaatatcaatggacatatacaacttctttttttttattttgggccccttaatattgtgcacactgtttgaattggtcagtgcctgcagggcttgttacacatataatacaaaatcccatgggttctcctccggctagccttcaccacagtagggcacattaaaaaccttattccatcgttgccccgtcaggctcaagagttaaggcggccacacactgtggtgtcaatacatataacaataactcatatggaggagaataaaaacggaaatatggcaaacaatataattggttcactaaacctagcccaaattattgggcagccactataagcctactataggcatccgtttacacttattaacactttcatttgccttttcaaaacagtggcactgaacttaaacttcttattacaactttcttttatgttgcacaaaacttgcaaaggcattatataattaatcatcataatatcatgcatggtcttatatcatataataatttaccatatcactattatgccatgcatacaaatttatgatgaagtgtcactgtatgttaataccacttactcacaaaatattcatataatgcatactttcacataacacataattcttgtgttgcagttgagtactttacttaccttttgtccacaatatatttcaccgtgtaacaagtgatgtcttaggtattgatgtgcttatcctgacaatagcatggatttctcatcataatgatggcagtaatacattgaactctcatttaaaaaatacccataagacttcatatcaaatttcatacccaaaacatgcctaaaatgccttaaaccacctagatcgagcattagatttatcttagacatttggggaaattttgacagagtttccccttaattttagctatcctcaaatatcaaaatacaccaataatcaacatcaattaacctgccataaccatatatcccaaataccaacatgattcatcataaagttatcatataccgattttgataaaattcttatctcctagatcatcacccaaattaaatgagtctccacatatattcaaacatttataaacatatatactctcttataaactcaatcaaataaccaaaaatcatcttgtactccaagaaccccaaaaacctcataaaacacaaaatttcacttaccgagcaacttttcggcgaaaacaatctcttcaagcttttctaaacctcaaaccacttggaaaccccaagaaatatcttaaaaatgataaaacaccatatataagttctcagaaaaattaaaaacatagtttaacttccaagtacaagaacttaccataaaaaggctagaactaagcttaatctacttctttggctttgctttcacttggatctccttagaatttcttcaaaccagccaagaaatggtttttggttttcttttctctctgtttttcagaataatggtcgtgcaaagtgataaggtttgatgaaaattccttattttcaatgatttagccttattgtcaaaagttgacacctttcatctcatcatttcaccttttgacttatgaaaaccttatcacttcaataatttcgacttaatcatctgctaggcctattatccttatgtgtaaaacactcacaccaaaccttaggtccatatgacttcatacccaatagttatgcttacccgatcgagcgtagcgcacttatgctaagctcgttttgactttgcatccataccactgattatgtatacctcccatcaagaattgatctaatggttctaaaaccatttttacatcatcaatgagaccttaatcctacctcgattacatttggtaaatccataaatactcaattttacaccgaaatactagtaatcgacattgtactattttccactacttaacctattttgccttctatatctcactttcaacacttaattccatgccttgtccatatttttcatactttcttatatcttgagcacatcaaacacccataaaagacaactcaaatgccacaaggttaataatattgagcatacatatagacatcacatacacaacttttatacttatacatgaaaacacttataagaatatgcatatgctcaaattatacatattgtatgatatgtaatgcaatgcaatcatgtgattattggctatatatatcaaaataatgtgggtgctacacctTTATCCCAGGGCTAGCTCTCACTTCCTGGGGTTCCTCGCTtccgccctgaatggccattgtctgctgcccgggttgtgattttcccttcatgaaaatgctatagcattccctggcagcgagctgatcacctcagacCTTACATATacccgtagaggaggggaatttgactgcaaggtggcggatagaagttatggcttcaaattccatcaacgtaggccgacccgaaattgcgttgtatgcggtgggacagtcgatgaccacaaactcgaagaGCTTGGATATagttcggggtccctctcccaaggttattactaactcaatcgtacctatcgctgccgatccttcgCCAGAGAACCCATACAGCATGATGGAAGTGGCCT contains the following coding sequences:
- the LOC133789299 gene encoding uncharacterized protein LOC133789299, which translates into the protein MDHEHGIGATEGSCSNKYEQEMAQLRAVVNRQAEQIEKLLAEQRQRQAPTPPTETPTPPQAPPPQAPPAVHPMEPLYERFRKQRPPVFEGSTDPLDAQDWKSSLEDIFEFMQLSDREKVSCAAHTLKKDAKIWWEVVKQTREVNQMTWAEFELVFNEKFYNEAVLTAKVSEFTRLQQGNLSVAEYARTFDRLAKFAPDLVNTETSRVNRFLEGLQPELARDVDMGRTGPLSYAQAVEKALRAEHREEKITKAKAATSTPRRDTPFNKEQSRFHNDNKRGAQNFQFRQGQNKKFKGGQQNRQPGFQQMPRCQTCGKNHFGECRLLTKSCFKCGKGDHFIKDCPLMKNQQMKDEPQRTNARVFTITQADADTNNSVVSGDIFASGILTHALIDSGATHSFASLTYVKRLGGSCEKLSEVFSTMLPSGEILYSTHWLRGVPICIDGRELYADLIMLEMADYEVILGMDWLSKYNATIDCRRKTVIFKPSEEDEFMFTGATSKGCIPLISAMKARRLLESGCVGYLASVVDTYKEQKLKPEDVPVVRDFLEVFPEDLPGLPPDREIEFVIELLPGTAPVSKAPYRMAPAELKELKIQLQELLDKKFIRPSFSPWGAPVLFVKKKDGTMRMCIDYRELNKLTIKNKYPLPRIDDLFDQLQGRGVFSKIDLRSGYHQLKIREEDVPKTAFRTRYGHYEFLVMPFGLTNAPAAFMDLMNRVFKDYLDKFVIVFIDDILVYSRSQEEHEEHLRLTLEKLKEKQLYAKFKKCEF